A genomic window from Variovorax paradoxus includes:
- a CDS encoding ABC transporter permease, translated as MFRYIASRAAGMLVVLAIVAVLVFVLTRAASGDPVSVLLGDQATAADIARVQKEYGLDKPLPVQFGYWLREVLQGNLGTSIFLQRPVTQALWERSEPTTLLALMAVAIAALIGVPCGIVSAVFRGRVIDQLFTGVAMLGASIPSFWLGIVLIQIFAVSFGWFPVSGYGAPDAALAERLHSLVLPATVLGLLNSALIIRFTRASMLDVLGEDYVRTARSKGLSESTVVLKHALRNALVPIVTVIGLTVALMIGGAVITETVFGLPGVGNLVVSAVLRRDYPVIQGALLVIAAIYVLINFSIDLLYAVVDPRVKV; from the coding sequence ATGTTCCGCTACATCGCCTCCCGCGCGGCCGGCATGCTCGTCGTGCTCGCCATCGTGGCGGTGCTCGTCTTCGTGCTCACGCGCGCGGCCTCGGGCGATCCGGTTTCGGTGCTGCTGGGCGACCAGGCCACCGCGGCCGACATCGCCCGCGTGCAGAAGGAGTACGGCCTCGACAAGCCGCTGCCCGTGCAGTTCGGCTACTGGCTGCGCGAGGTGCTGCAGGGCAACCTGGGCACTTCCATCTTCCTGCAGCGCCCCGTGACGCAGGCGCTGTGGGAGCGCTCCGAACCCACCACGCTGCTCGCGCTGATGGCGGTGGCCATCGCGGCGCTGATCGGCGTTCCGTGCGGCATCGTCTCCGCCGTGTTCCGAGGCCGCGTTATCGACCAGCTGTTCACCGGCGTCGCGATGCTGGGAGCGAGCATTCCGAGCTTCTGGCTCGGCATCGTGCTGATCCAGATCTTTGCCGTGTCCTTCGGCTGGTTCCCGGTGTCGGGCTACGGCGCGCCAGATGCGGCGTTGGCCGAGCGGCTGCATTCGCTGGTGCTGCCGGCGACGGTGCTGGGCCTGCTGAATTCGGCGCTCATCATCCGCTTCACGCGCGCCTCCATGCTCGACGTACTCGGTGAAGACTATGTGCGCACCGCGCGCTCCAAGGGCCTGAGCGAAAGCACGGTGGTGCTCAAGCACGCGCTGCGCAACGCGCTGGTGCCCATCGTCACGGTGATCGGCCTCACGGTGGCTCTGATGATCGGCGGCGCCGTCATCACCGAGACCGTGTTCGGCCTGCCGGGTGTCGGCAACCTCGTGGTCAGTGCCGTGCTGCGGCGCGACTACCCCGTCATTCAAGGTGCGCTGCTCGTGATTGCCGCGATCTATGTGCTCATCAATTTCTCGATCGACCTGCTGTATGCCGTGGTCGATCCGCGCGTGAAGGTCTGA
- a CDS encoding MurR/RpiR family transcriptional regulator codes for MTPSLLQKIAQIRSDAPATRRAILDLILEDPDRVLEESFEQLAERSRSSVPTIMRTCRDLGFAGLREFKLALAQELALGGSPLHRRVNIEDAADEVVGKIARSAAASVSGVRGQLDMQVLDGAVAAIAAAPHVDLYGAGATSWFMANDLQARLFRLGLSANAWADYHLQQVAGAAQRPGGVVIAISHVGGMPSLLDAVDIARGQGAKVVALTRPGTALAAKADFLLGLSVPDDAVMHVGIDAYLTHLTAIEILTVLVAQRRGEPAVQRLQRAREAFQRHGIDATTHPLQSWDGGGINSKKGTAS; via the coding sequence ATGACACCCTCCCTGCTTCAGAAAATCGCGCAGATCCGCAGCGACGCCCCGGCGACGCGGCGCGCGATTCTCGACCTGATCCTCGAAGACCCCGACCGCGTGCTCGAAGAAAGCTTCGAGCAATTGGCCGAACGCTCGCGCAGCTCGGTGCCCACCATCATGCGCACCTGCCGCGATCTCGGCTTTGCCGGCCTGCGTGAGTTCAAGCTCGCGCTCGCGCAGGAGCTGGCGCTCGGCGGCTCGCCGCTGCACCGCCGCGTGAACATCGAGGACGCGGCCGACGAAGTGGTCGGCAAGATCGCGCGCAGCGCTGCAGCCTCGGTCTCGGGCGTGCGTGGCCAGCTCGACATGCAGGTGCTCGACGGCGCCGTGGCGGCCATTGCGGCGGCGCCGCACGTGGACCTGTACGGCGCGGGCGCCACATCATGGTTCATGGCCAACGACCTTCAGGCGCGGCTCTTCAGGCTGGGCCTCTCGGCCAATGCCTGGGCCGACTACCACCTGCAACAGGTGGCCGGTGCGGCGCAGCGGCCGGGCGGCGTGGTCATCGCCATCTCGCACGTGGGCGGCATGCCCTCGCTGCTCGATGCGGTGGACATTGCGCGCGGGCAGGGCGCCAAGGTGGTCGCGCTCACGCGGCCCGGCACGGCGCTCGCGGCCAAGGCCGACTTTCTGCTTGGCCTTTCGGTGCCCGACGACGCGGTGATGCACGTGGGCATCGACGCCTACCTGACGCACCTCACGGCCATCGAAATTCTTACCGTGCTCGTGGCCCAGCGCCGCGGCGAGCCCGCGGTGCAGCGCCTTCAGCGCGCGCGCGAGGCCTTTCAGCGCCACGGCATCGACGCCACCACGCACCCGCTGCAAAGCTGGGACGGCGGCGGCATCAATAGCAAAAAGGGAACCGCATCGTGA
- a CDS encoding ABC transporter ATP-binding protein — MNNANNTPRLTVSNLSTSFPTEDGLVRSVADVSFSIQPGKTTALVGESGSGKSVTSLTLMRLLPKTANAQVSGSASFVTREGKTLDLLQIGEREMRSLRGNQLSMIFQEPMTSLNPVFTIGEQIAESVRLHKGLDRKAALAHALRMLELVEIPAAAQRIHEYPHQLSGGMRQRVMIALAMACDPTLLIADEPTTALDVTIQAQILELMRRLQAETGMSILFITHNLGVVAHHADDVVVLYAGRVVESAPVRPLFAQPEHPYTQGLLACLPGKARLPGQPKPKRLFAIRGQVSSPLAPPPGCAFEPRCDLALAGCAAEMPPLIETHHGRQARCIRVQPAQPLARVA; from the coding sequence ATGAACAACGCCAACAACACCCCGCGTCTCACGGTCAGCAACCTGAGCACCAGCTTCCCCACCGAAGACGGCCTCGTGCGTTCGGTGGCCGACGTGAGCTTTTCCATCCAGCCCGGCAAGACGACCGCGCTGGTCGGCGAATCGGGCTCGGGCAAGTCGGTCACCAGCCTCACGCTGATGCGCCTGCTGCCCAAGACCGCGAACGCGCAGGTCAGCGGCAGCGCCTCGTTCGTGACGCGCGAAGGCAAGACGCTCGACCTGCTGCAGATTGGCGAGCGCGAGATGCGCTCGCTGCGCGGCAACCAGCTGTCGATGATCTTCCAGGAGCCGATGACCAGCCTGAACCCGGTGTTCACCATCGGCGAGCAGATCGCGGAAAGCGTGCGGCTGCACAAGGGCCTCGACCGCAAGGCAGCGCTGGCGCACGCACTGCGCATGCTGGAGCTGGTCGAGATACCGGCCGCCGCGCAGCGCATTCACGAGTATCCGCACCAGCTCTCGGGCGGCATGCGCCAGCGCGTGATGATCGCGCTGGCCATGGCCTGCGACCCGACGCTGCTGATCGCCGACGAGCCCACCACCGCGCTCGACGTGACCATCCAGGCGCAGATTCTCGAACTCATGCGCCGGCTGCAGGCCGAGACGGGCATGAGCATCCTCTTCATCACGCACAACCTCGGCGTGGTCGCGCACCATGCGGACGACGTGGTGGTGCTGTATGCGGGCCGCGTGGTCGAAAGCGCGCCGGTGCGGCCGCTGTTCGCGCAGCCCGAGCATCCTTACACGCAGGGCCTGCTGGCCTGCCTGCCGGGCAAGGCGCGCCTGCCCGGCCAGCCCAAGCCCAAGCGCCTGTTCGCCATTCGCGGCCAGGTGTCGAGCCCGCTGGCACCGCCGCCGGGCTGCGCCTTCGAGCCGCGCTGCGACCTCGCGCTGGCCGGCTGCGCCGCCGAGATGCCACCGCTGATCGAAACGCACCACGGCCGCCAGGCGCGCTGCATCCGCGTGCAGCCGGCGCAACCATTGGCGAGGGTCGCATGA
- a CDS encoding ABC transporter ATP-binding protein → MTTAAPLIEVRGLKKYFGSSDRPVRAVDDVSFAIQPGETLGLVGESGSGKSTIGRTVLRLLERTSGQVLYRGDDIGTLSGERMRKLRSKLQIIFQDPYASLNPKMRISAILGEALSTHGLHKGAAARDKRIAELLETVGLRAEHASRFPHEFSGGQRQRIGVARALAVEPEFIVADEPLSALDVSIQSQVINLLADLRERLGLTMLFISHDLDVVEYLCDRVVVLYLGKVMEVATTEELFARPSHPYTQALLAASPKPDPEVATERIALKGDIPSPISPPSGCVFRTRCPHAIEACAQTVPPLEEISAGHYSACIRKELLSNIAA, encoded by the coding sequence ATGACCACCGCAGCTCCCCTCATCGAAGTCCGCGGACTCAAGAAATACTTCGGCAGCAGCGACCGCCCGGTGCGTGCGGTCGACGACGTGTCGTTCGCCATCCAGCCCGGCGAAACGCTGGGCCTGGTCGGCGAATCGGGCTCGGGCAAGAGCACCATCGGCCGCACCGTGCTGCGCCTGCTCGAACGCACCAGCGGGCAAGTGCTGTACCGGGGCGACGACATCGGCACGCTGTCGGGCGAGCGCATGCGCAAGCTGCGCAGCAAGCTGCAGATCATCTTCCAGGACCCGTACGCCAGCCTGAACCCGAAGATGCGCATCAGCGCCATCCTCGGCGAGGCGCTGTCCACGCACGGCCTGCACAAGGGCGCGGCGGCGCGCGACAAGCGCATTGCCGAACTGCTCGAGACCGTGGGCCTGCGCGCCGAGCATGCGAGCCGCTTTCCTCACGAGTTCTCGGGCGGGCAGCGCCAGCGCATCGGCGTGGCGCGCGCGCTGGCCGTGGAGCCCGAATTCATCGTGGCCGACGAGCCGCTGTCGGCGCTCGACGTGTCCATCCAGTCGCAGGTCATCAACCTGCTGGCCGACCTGCGCGAGCGGCTGGGCCTGACGATGCTCTTCATATCGCACGACCTCGACGTGGTCGAGTACCTGTGCGACCGCGTGGTGGTGCTGTACCTGGGCAAGGTGATGGAAGTCGCCACCACCGAGGAGCTGTTCGCGCGGCCCTCGCACCCCTACACGCAGGCGCTGCTGGCTGCGAGCCCGAAGCCCGACCCCGAGGTGGCGACCGAGCGCATTGCGCTCAAGGGCGACATTCCCAGTCCCATATCGCCACCCTCGGGCTGCGTGTTTCGTACGCGCTGCCCGCATGCCATCGAAGCCTGCGCGCAGACCGTGCCGCCGCTCGAAGAAATTTCGGCAGGACACTACAGCGCCTGCATCCGCAAAGAACTGCTCTCCAACATTGCCGCATAG
- a CDS encoding ABC transporter substrate-binding protein, with the protein MPHVGLVQRLPMLSKRSLLGASLLAMLCAALPYQSAQAQGPRNFATLAMVAEPQTLDPMASTADLVGTIMQHVYETLYTFDAKWNVVPMLAEGMPKISADGKTYAITLRRGVMLHNGRELTADDVVASLQRWMEQSPRGKAVGKEIDSLKAKGPLAVEVVLKEPYAPLLSQLALPSGMAAIMAKDSIASPLKDFVGTGPYKFKERRPDQFVLLTRFDKYAARKEPASGYGGKREAAIEELRFVPVPNASTRVEGALAGQYDFADLLPVEALPRLEKSGGKTVPIMTPSFGFPYLVLNTKEGVAASQPVRQAIQTALGEGEMLAAGFGDTRFFVAEGNHFPKGSPFYSTAGADQYNQRNAAKAKEAAAKAGYKGEPIRVLTSRQYDFHYNMALLMAEQLKRAGFKVDLNVVDWATLVQRRNDAKLWDIYVTHSGQFPEPMLSPPQLGDGAPGWWDSPAKKSALQAFNVESDPAKRGALWGKVQQVVYDEVPYINVGKFNGLSAKSPALDNYTPATWPFFWNAKIK; encoded by the coding sequence ATGCCCCACGTCGGTCTTGTCCAGCGCCTGCCCATGCTGTCGAAGCGCAGCCTGCTGGGTGCCTCCCTGCTCGCGATGCTGTGCGCCGCGCTGCCCTACCAGAGCGCCCAGGCCCAGGGCCCGCGCAACTTCGCCACGCTGGCGATGGTGGCCGAGCCGCAGACGCTCGACCCGATGGCCTCGACCGCCGACCTGGTCGGAACCATCATGCAGCACGTGTACGAGACGCTCTACACCTTCGACGCCAAGTGGAACGTGGTGCCGATGCTGGCCGAGGGCATGCCGAAGATCTCGGCCGACGGCAAGACCTACGCCATCACATTGCGCCGCGGCGTGATGCTGCACAACGGCCGCGAACTCACGGCTGACGATGTGGTGGCCAGCCTGCAGCGCTGGATGGAACAGTCGCCGCGCGGCAAGGCCGTGGGCAAGGAAATCGACAGCCTCAAGGCCAAGGGCCCGCTGGCCGTCGAGGTGGTGCTGAAGGAACCCTATGCACCGCTGCTCTCGCAGCTCGCGCTGCCCAGCGGCATGGCCGCCATCATGGCCAAGGATTCGATCGCCTCGCCGCTGAAAGACTTCGTCGGCACCGGCCCCTACAAGTTCAAGGAGCGCCGCCCCGACCAGTTCGTGCTGCTCACGCGCTTCGACAAGTACGCGGCGCGCAAGGAGCCCGCAAGCGGCTACGGCGGCAAGCGCGAAGCGGCCATCGAAGAGCTGCGCTTCGTGCCCGTGCCCAACGCCAGCACGCGCGTCGAAGGCGCGCTGGCCGGCCAGTACGACTTTGCCGACCTGCTGCCGGTGGAAGCCCTGCCGCGCCTTGAGAAGTCGGGCGGCAAGACCGTACCGATCATGACGCCCTCGTTCGGCTTCCCGTACCTCGTGCTCAACACCAAGGAAGGCGTGGCCGCCAGCCAGCCGGTGCGCCAGGCGATCCAGACCGCGCTGGGCGAAGGCGAAATGCTCGCGGCCGGCTTCGGCGACACGCGCTTCTTCGTGGCCGAGGGCAACCATTTCCCCAAGGGCTCGCCGTTCTATTCGACCGCCGGTGCCGACCAGTACAACCAGCGCAACGCCGCCAAGGCCAAGGAAGCCGCGGCCAAGGCCGGCTACAAGGGCGAGCCGATCCGCGTGCTCACCAGCCGCCAGTACGACTTTCACTACAACATGGCGCTGCTGATGGCCGAGCAGCTCAAGCGCGCCGGCTTCAAGGTCGACCTCAACGTGGTCGACTGGGCCACGCTGGTGCAGCGCCGCAACGACGCCAAGCTGTGGGACATCTACGTCACCCACTCGGGCCAGTTCCCCGAGCCGATGCTCTCGCCGCCGCAACTCGGCGACGGCGCGCCCGGCTGGTGGGATTCGCCCGCCAAGAAGTCGGCGCTGCAGGCTTTCAATGTCGAGAGCGACCCTGCCAAGCGCGGTGCGCTGTGGGGCAAGGTGCAGCAGGTCGTGTATGACGAAGTGCCGTACATCAACGTAGGCAAGTTCAACGGCCTCTCGGCCAAGAGCCCGGCGCTGGACAACTACACGCCCGCGACCTGGCCGTTCTTCTGGAACGCGAAGATCAAGTAA
- a CDS encoding amino acid deaminase, with protein MTDKAVAANDFNDPLLGSNFKGYPRTQAPRRRSEIGAAGWNVLAGDLPLPLAVLKREALEHNLAWMQSRVREWGIDLAPHGKTTMSPQLFQRQLDAGAWGLTFATVTQLAVGVAAGARRTVIANQVVSDEDLAGIQMLLSEHVDLRIVFLVDSLAQLALIEDWAKRHPASVPFEVMIEIGVDGARTGCRTHEQAVELATRLRASDAVKLVGIECYEGQGATGQSEPDAAYAKTLMDRVEAVARHCDTEKLFETGEVLVSAGGSAIFDLVAGRLKPALGAPVRGLLRSGCYVTHDHGFYKRMVSAVDERLGCGCGESLVPAMEVWATVQSRPEPGLAILAVGKRDISFDLSLPVPIARAARGALQPQAVPAGWKITALNDQHAYLRWDANEEAEAPKVGDRVGLGISHPCTTFDKWHWMPVVENDYRVSDAVAMHF; from the coding sequence ATGACTGACAAAGCCGTCGCCGCCAACGATTTCAACGACCCGCTGCTGGGCAGCAACTTCAAGGGCTACCCGCGCACCCAGGCGCCGCGCCGCCGCAGCGAGATCGGCGCTGCCGGATGGAACGTGCTCGCCGGTGACCTGCCGCTGCCACTGGCTGTGCTCAAGCGCGAGGCGCTCGAACACAACCTCGCGTGGATGCAGTCGCGCGTGCGCGAGTGGGGCATCGACCTCGCGCCGCATGGCAAGACCACCATGTCGCCGCAGCTCTTCCAGCGCCAGCTCGACGCCGGCGCGTGGGGCCTGACCTTTGCCACAGTCACGCAGCTGGCTGTTGGCGTGGCGGCAGGCGCTCGCCGCACGGTCATCGCCAACCAGGTGGTGAGCGACGAAGACCTCGCGGGCATCCAGATGCTGCTGAGCGAGCATGTCGACCTGCGCATCGTGTTCCTGGTCGATTCGCTGGCGCAGCTCGCGCTGATCGAGGACTGGGCGAAGCGCCACCCCGCGAGCGTGCCCTTCGAGGTGATGATCGAGATCGGCGTCGACGGCGCGCGCACCGGCTGCCGCACGCACGAGCAAGCGGTGGAGCTGGCCACGCGGCTGCGTGCGAGCGATGCGGTCAAGCTCGTGGGTATCGAGTGCTACGAAGGGCAGGGCGCCACCGGCCAGAGCGAGCCCGACGCGGCCTACGCGAAGACGCTGATGGACCGCGTGGAAGCGGTAGCGCGCCATTGCGACACAGAAAAGCTTTTCGAGACCGGCGAGGTGCTGGTTTCGGCCGGTGGCTCCGCCATCTTCGATCTCGTGGCTGGGCGCCTGAAGCCCGCGCTCGGCGCGCCGGTGCGCGGCCTGCTGCGCTCGGGCTGCTACGTTACGCACGACCATGGTTTCTACAAGCGCATGGTGAGCGCGGTCGACGAGCGCCTGGGCTGCGGTTGTGGCGAGAGCCTGGTACCCGCGATGGAGGTCTGGGCCACGGTGCAATCGCGCCCCGAGCCGGGCCTGGCGATTCTTGCGGTCGGCAAGCGCGACATCTCCTTTGATCTTTCGCTGCCCGTGCCCATCGCACGCGCGGCACGCGGCGCGCTGCAGCCGCAGGCCGTGCCTGCGGGCTGGAAGATCACCGCGCTCAACGACCAGCACGCCTACCTGCGCTGGGATGCGAACGAGGAAGCCGAAGCGCCCAAGGTCGGCGACCGCGTCGGCCTCGGCATTTCGCATCCCTGCACCACTTTCGACAAGTGGCACTGGATGCCTGTGGTCGAGAACGACTACCGCGTGAGCGACGCCGTCGCCATGCACTTCTGA
- a CDS encoding lactonase family protein, translating into MPSRRQLLQASALASGLGALGFNSSMASTVQAATSGPVYAYVGTYSDGGKPWRGGRGLGVHQFVLDSATGALKPIPGAPPAVTSAGEGAKLRNPASLARHPKLPMLYAANEFEAGSVSAFRIGADGALSFVSETACGGKDPAYISVHPDGRFLFTANYASGDVSVIALRADGTPDANVPAVVYKDIEACGASTPCKPGADVVPAAARSHEGFATSDHDGPHAHMVHADPKGNFVLVADLGLDRVISYRFDRITGVLSQPSTVAVSESSGARHFVFHPNGKWLYLANEEASTIAFLRYDNATGVLTLVSETSALPKGFKGTSYASGIRMLPDGQHFVSLNRLHDSISLFKIGARSGAPTLVREEWSRGNYPRSCTLDPSGRFLYVCHNKQGDNVTVFRVQGGDIKFTGQYVAVGSAAAIEFSA; encoded by the coding sequence ATGCCATCGCGTCGCCAACTTCTGCAAGCCAGCGCACTGGCCTCCGGCCTCGGAGCCCTCGGCTTCAATTCGTCCATGGCCTCCACCGTCCAGGCCGCAACCTCCGGCCCCGTCTACGCCTACGTCGGCACCTACAGCGACGGCGGCAAGCCGTGGCGCGGCGGTCGCGGACTGGGCGTACACCAGTTCGTGCTCGACAGCGCCACCGGTGCGCTCAAGCCCATCCCCGGCGCGCCACCGGCGGTGACCAGTGCGGGCGAGGGCGCGAAGCTGCGCAACCCCGCGTCGCTCGCGCGCCACCCGAAGCTGCCGATGCTCTATGCGGCCAACGAGTTCGAGGCCGGCTCGGTCTCGGCCTTTCGCATTGGCGCGGACGGCGCGCTGTCGTTCGTCTCCGAGACGGCCTGCGGCGGCAAGGACCCGGCCTACATCAGCGTGCACCCCGACGGCCGCTTTCTCTTCACGGCCAACTACGCGAGCGGCGACGTCAGCGTGATCGCGCTGCGCGCCGACGGCACGCCCGATGCCAATGTTCCCGCAGTCGTCTACAAGGACATCGAGGCCTGCGGCGCATCCACGCCCTGCAAGCCCGGCGCCGACGTGGTGCCTGCAGCCGCGCGCTCGCACGAAGGCTTTGCCACCAGCGACCACGACGGCCCGCACGCGCACATGGTGCACGCCGACCCGAAGGGCAACTTCGTGCTGGTGGCCGACCTCGGGCTGGACCGCGTCATCTCCTACCGCTTCGACCGCATCACCGGCGTGCTGAGCCAACCCAGCACGGTGGCGGTGTCGGAAAGCTCGGGCGCGCGGCATTTCGTTTTTCATCCGAACGGCAAATGGCTCTACCTGGCGAACGAAGAGGCATCGACCATCGCCTTTCTGCGCTACGACAACGCCACGGGTGTGCTCACGCTGGTGAGCGAAACCTCGGCGCTGCCCAAGGGCTTCAAGGGCACCAGCTACGCATCGGGCATCCGCATGCTGCCGGACGGCCAGCACTTCGTGTCGCTCAATCGCCTGCACGATTCGATCTCGCTCTTCAAAATCGGCGCACGCTCCGGCGCACCCACGCTGGTGCGCGAGGAGTGGTCGCGCGGCAACTACCCGCGCAGCTGCACGCTCGACCCGAGCGGCAGGTTCCTCTACGTGTGCCACAACAAGCAGGGCGACAACGTCACCGTCTTCCGCGTGCAGGGCGGCGACATCAAGTTCACCGGCCAGTACGTTGCAGTGGGCAGCGCCGCCGCTATCGAGTTTTCCGCGTGA
- a CDS encoding ABC transporter permease — protein sequence MRMPRMLRQLMHRRIVMVSALVLLVIAVLAIGAPLFASIDPNDTAVLERLKAPSAEHLLGTDELGRDLYSRIVHGARYSLAIAALTALGAVIAGTVLGLMAGFFRRLDAPLMRVVDAMMSFPDILLAIALVAILGPSLMNTVLALVLVYTPRVARVVRASTLVVRELLFVEAVRALGVRTSRILWRHILPNLMSPILVQVSFIFAYAILAEAGLSFLGVGVPPEIPTWGTMVAGSQQYAHQAFWVVLFPGLAIIFTALSLQLLGDGVRDLLDPKLKKTS from the coding sequence ATGCGTATGCCCCGAATGCTCCGTCAGCTGATGCATCGCCGCATCGTGATGGTTTCTGCCCTGGTGCTGCTGGTGATCGCGGTGCTCGCGATCGGAGCGCCGCTGTTCGCCTCCATCGACCCCAACGACACGGCCGTGCTGGAGCGCCTGAAGGCGCCGAGCGCCGAGCATCTGCTCGGCACCGATGAACTGGGCCGCGACCTGTATTCGCGCATCGTGCACGGCGCGCGCTATTCGCTGGCCATCGCGGCGCTCACCGCGCTGGGCGCGGTCATTGCCGGCACGGTGCTGGGCCTGATGGCCGGCTTCTTCCGCCGGCTCGACGCGCCGCTGATGCGCGTGGTCGACGCGATGATGTCCTTCCCCGACATCCTGCTGGCCATTGCGCTGGTGGCCATCCTCGGGCCCTCGCTGATGAACACCGTGCTGGCGCTGGTGCTGGTCTACACGCCGCGCGTGGCGCGGGTGGTGCGGGCCTCGACGCTGGTGGTGCGCGAGCTGCTGTTCGTCGAAGCGGTGCGCGCGCTAGGCGTGCGCACCTCGCGCATCCTGTGGCGGCACATCTTGCCGAACCTGATGTCGCCGATCCTTGTGCAGGTGTCGTTCATCTTCGCGTACGCCATCCTGGCGGAGGCGGGGCTCTCCTTCCTCGGCGTCGGCGTGCCGCCCGAGATCCCGACCTGGGGCACCATGGTCGCGGGCAGCCAGCAGTACGCGCACCAAGCCTTCTGGGTGGTGCTGTTCCCGGGGCTCGCGATCATCTTCACGGCGCTGTCACTGCAACTGCTGGGCGACGGCGTGCGCGACCTGCTCGACCCGAAGCTCAAGAAGACATCGTGA
- a CDS encoding RidA family protein — MPLEYLGAPPLASDRQVRPFSPAVRAGDFVYVSGQVPANKDGEIVVGGIEAQTRQVMENLKTVLALAGATLDDVCKSTVWLQDARDFGAFNRIYMSYFGENKPARSTTEARLMVDAKVEIDVVAYKPKA, encoded by the coding sequence ATGCCTCTCGAATACCTCGGCGCCCCACCCCTTGCCTCCGACCGCCAGGTTCGCCCCTTCTCCCCGGCCGTGCGCGCCGGCGACTTCGTCTATGTGTCGGGCCAGGTGCCTGCAAACAAGGACGGCGAGATCGTGGTGGGCGGCATCGAGGCGCAGACGCGCCAGGTGATGGAAAACCTCAAGACCGTGCTCGCACTGGCCGGCGCCACGCTCGACGACGTGTGCAAGAGCACCGTGTGGCTGCAGGACGCGCGCGACTTTGGTGCCTTCAACCGCATCTACATGAGCTACTTCGGTGAAAACAAGCCGGCGCGCTCGACGACCGAGGCGCGGCTGATGGTCGACGCCAAGGTCGAGATCGACGTCGTCGCCTACAAGCCCAAGGCCTGA
- a CDS encoding ATP-dependent Clp protease proteolytic subunit, whose translation MQPMFSMESDDDTKPAATAEPRNSYLEEKAFKSRTLLIFGTISDSVAADVTRRLIALDADSPDKPIDILVSSPGGHLESGDAIHDIVRFISAPVNMIGTGWVGSAATHLFLAAPRERRVCLPNTRFLIHQPSGGAGGQATDIAIQAQEIIKARQRIAHEIARETGKPIDVVLADIERDRWLSATEAVEYGLVSRIIQRKTELQA comes from the coding sequence ATGCAGCCCATGTTTTCAATGGAATCCGACGACGACACCAAGCCCGCCGCCACCGCCGAGCCGCGCAACTCCTATCTGGAGGAAAAGGCGTTCAAGTCGCGCACGCTGCTGATCTTCGGGACCATCAGCGATTCGGTGGCGGCCGATGTGACGCGCCGGCTCATCGCACTCGACGCCGACAGCCCCGACAAGCCCATCGACATCCTCGTGAGCTCGCCGGGCGGGCATCTGGAGTCGGGCGATGCCATCCACGACATCGTGCGTTTCATCAGTGCGCCGGTGAACATGATCGGCACCGGCTGGGTCGGCAGTGCGGCCACGCACCTGTTCCTGGCGGCGCCGCGCGAGCGCCGCGTGTGCCTGCCGAACACGCGCTTCCTGATCCACCAGCCCAGCGGCGGCGCGGGCGGGCAGGCGACCGACATCGCCATCCAGGCGCAGGAAATCATCAAGGCCCGCCAGCGCATCGCGCACGAGATCGCGCGCGAAACCGGCAAGCCCATCGACGTGGTGCTGGCCGACATCGAGCGTGACCGCTGGCTCTCGGCCACGGAGGCCGTCGAGTACGGGTTGGTCTCGCGCATCATCCAGCGCAAGACCGAACTGCAGGCCTGA